In the genome of Massilia sp. PAMC28688, one region contains:
- the hutG gene encoding N-formylglutamate deformylase produces MDFAFKEGTIPLLVSMPHVGTDIPDDIAARLAPCALERADTDWHLRELYGFLDEMGASTISARWSRYVIDLNRPPEDTNLYPGLSTTGLCPVDTFGSEALYREGDNPDQQEVQQRLVRYWQPYHDQLRAELERMLAIHGRVVLWDAHSIASVVPRFFEGRLPDLNFGTAQGTTCDAQLEAAVVAVARAQGEFTVAVNGRFKGGHITRHYGQPQANVHAIQLEMCQCLYMDEAAPFAYRPEHAAKVQPLLRKLLESAVDWVRA; encoded by the coding sequence ATGGATTTCGCATTCAAGGAAGGCACGATCCCCCTGCTGGTGTCGATGCCGCACGTGGGCACCGATATCCCGGACGATATCGCCGCCCGCCTGGCGCCCTGCGCGCTGGAGCGCGCCGACACCGACTGGCACCTCAGGGAGCTGTACGGTTTCCTCGACGAGATGGGGGCCTCCACCATCTCGGCGCGCTGGTCGCGCTATGTGATTGACCTGAACCGCCCGCCGGAAGACACCAACCTGTATCCGGGCCTGTCCACCACCGGCCTGTGCCCGGTCGACACCTTTGGCAGCGAGGCGCTGTACCGCGAGGGCGACAATCCGGACCAGCAGGAAGTGCAGCAGCGACTGGTGCGCTACTGGCAGCCGTATCATGACCAGCTGCGCGCCGAACTTGAGCGCATGCTGGCCATTCACGGGCGCGTGGTGCTGTGGGATGCGCATTCCATCGCCTCGGTGGTGCCGCGCTTTTTCGAGGGTCGCCTGCCGGACCTCAATTTCGGCACGGCCCAGGGCACGACGTGCGACGCGCAGCTGGAAGCTGCGGTGGTCGCCGTGGCCCGCGCCCAGGGCGAATTTACGGTCGCCGTCAACGGCCGCTTCAAGGGCGGACATATCACCCGCCACTATGGCCAGCCGCAGGCCAATGTGCACGCGATCCAGCTTGAAATGTGCCAGTGCCTGTACATGGATGAAGCGGCGCCGTTTGCCTACCGGCCGGAACACGCGGCCAAGGTGCAGCCGCTGCTGCGCAAACTGCTCGAATCGGCCGTGGACTGGGTGCGCGCATGA
- the hutH gene encoding histidine ammonia-lyase, translating into MSTHNSSTGWTLTPGKMTMADLRAVWAAPAHLTLSPDAYPVIAASAAAVQAIVARGDAAYGINTGFGILAKTRIPDEKLEELQRNLILSHSVGTGELLSDAVVRLIMLMKIGSLARGFSGVRPLIVDTLIALYNAGIMPAIPAKGSVGASGDLAPLAHMTLAMLGVGPVRVNGLLMEAVDALKQAGIEPVVLAAKEGLALINGTQVSAALALHGLFMAERLLEAAMVAGALSLDAAKGSDAPFDARVHEVRGQPGQIAAASIYRQLVASSAIRASHLEGDERVQDPYSLRCQPQVMGAIMDLIGNVSRTLLIEANAVTDNPLIFPDAGAPDRGQIISGGNFHAEPVAFAADTLALAIAEIGGLAERRIALLIDATLSGLPPFLVREPGVNSGFMIAHVTAAALASENKSLAHPASVDSLPTSANQEDHVSMATFAARRLDDMAQNTAVIVGIELLAAAQGIDFHRPLKSSPHLEHVHSQLRQKVPFFDADRFFAPDIEAARQMVVNGELSASCKALFASLYA; encoded by the coding sequence CTGACACCGGGCAAGATGACCATGGCCGATCTGCGCGCCGTGTGGGCCGCCCCCGCGCACCTGACGCTTTCGCCCGATGCCTACCCCGTCATCGCAGCTTCCGCCGCGGCGGTGCAGGCCATCGTGGCCAGGGGCGACGCGGCCTATGGCATCAATACCGGCTTCGGTATCCTGGCCAAGACCCGCATCCCGGACGAAAAGCTGGAGGAACTGCAGCGCAACCTGATCCTGTCGCATTCGGTCGGCACCGGCGAACTGCTGTCGGACGCGGTGGTGCGCCTGATCATGCTGATGAAAATCGGCAGCCTGGCGCGCGGCTTTTCCGGCGTGCGTCCCCTGATCGTCGATACCCTGATCGCGCTGTACAACGCAGGCATCATGCCGGCCATCCCGGCCAAGGGCTCGGTGGGCGCGTCGGGCGACCTGGCGCCGCTGGCGCACATGACGCTGGCGATGCTGGGCGTGGGGCCGGTGCGCGTCAACGGCCTGCTGATGGAGGCGGTCGACGCGCTCAAGCAGGCCGGCATCGAGCCGGTGGTGCTGGCGGCGAAAGAGGGCCTGGCCCTGATCAACGGGACCCAGGTGTCGGCGGCGCTGGCCCTGCATGGCCTGTTCATGGCCGAGCGCCTGCTGGAAGCGGCCATGGTGGCCGGCGCCCTGTCGCTGGACGCGGCCAAGGGTAGCGATGCGCCGTTCGACGCGCGCGTGCACGAGGTGCGCGGCCAGCCGGGCCAGATCGCTGCAGCGTCCATCTATCGCCAGCTGGTCGCTTCGAGCGCGATCCGCGCCTCGCACCTGGAAGGCGACGAGCGCGTGCAGGATCCGTACAGCCTGCGCTGCCAGCCCCAGGTCATGGGCGCCATCATGGACCTGATCGGCAACGTGAGCCGCACCCTGCTGATTGAAGCGAACGCCGTCACCGACAATCCGCTGATCTTCCCGGACGCCGGGGCGCCGGACCGCGGCCAGATCATCTCGGGCGGTAACTTCCACGCCGAGCCGGTGGCCTTTGCGGCCGACACGCTGGCGCTGGCCATCGCCGAAATCGGCGGCCTGGCCGAACGCCGCATCGCGCTCCTGATCGATGCCACGCTGTCCGGCCTGCCGCCATTCCTGGTGCGTGAGCCGGGCGTCAATTCCGGTTTCATGATCGCGCACGTCACGGCGGCGGCGCTGGCGTCAGAAAACAAGTCGCTGGCCCATCCGGCCAGCGTGGACAGCCTGCCAACCTCCGCCAATCAGGAAGACCATGTGAGCATGGCCACCTTCGCGGCGCGCCGCCTTGACGATATGGCGCAAAATACGGCAGTCATCGTCGGCATCGAACTGCTGGCCGCTGCCCAGGGCATCGATTTCCATCGTCCGCTCAAGTCGTCGCCGCACCTGGAGCATGTGCATTCGCAGCTGCGCCAGAAGGTGCCGTTCTTCGATGCCGACCGCTTCTTCGCGCCCGATATCGAGGCGGCCAGGCAGATGGTGGTCAATGGAGAACTGAGCGCGTCGTGCAAGGCGCTGTTCGCGTCGCTGTACGCATAA